ACGGAATCTATatatgtagctgctacgcaccgcCACGTTGGACGATTGATCAGTTCAACCGGATGCTGGATAAGGTAGCAGAGGAACTTATCGACAGGAGGCCAGTCGTCATTGCTGGGGACTTCAACGCCTGGGCAGTAGAGTGGGGCAGTCGTTGCACTAACCCTAGAGGTTGGAGTCTACTAGAAGCATTTGCCAGGCTCAATGTAGACTTGATTAATGAAGGTTCGACGAGCACATATCGAAGGGATGGCAGAGAGTCCATCATTGATGTTACCTTCTGCAGTCCTGCCTTAGCAAGGAACACGAACTGGAGAGTCTGCGAGGACTATACGCATAGCGACCATCAAGCGGTCCTGTATTGTGTCGGAGGGAGGGTACACTCGGAACCACGCGAGAGCAGTATCAAGGAGCGAAAGTGGAAGACAGAATCCTTTGACAAGGATGTGTTTGCGGAAGCAATGCGATTCGAGCGCAATCTTCAAAATCTGAGTCCAGACGAGCTGGTTGCAGCATTGACCCGAGCCTGCGATGCAACCATGCCGAGAAAGGTACAGCCACGGTATGCACGCAGGCAAATCTATTGGTGGAATGAAACGATCGCAGAACTCCGTCGTAGCTGTTTTCGAGCAAGGAGGAGGATGCAGAGAGCCCGCAGCGATGTAGAAAGAGAAGACCGCAGACCAGTGTTTAGGGCGGCCAAAGCCGCTCTTAAAAAGGAAATTAGGCTCAGTAAGGCAGCCTGCATGAATGAGCTCTGCCACAACGCGAATGCAAACCCAtggggggatgcatacaggGTCGCTATGGCTAAGATTAAAGGCCCAGCGATACCGCTAGAGAGGAGCCCAGAAAAACTCAAAGCAATTATTGAGGGACTGTTTCCGTATCACGAAGCACCAGTCTGGCCTCCCACACCTTATGGTGAGGCCAACACCAGCAGAGATGAAGCCCGTGTCACTAACCTCGAACTAGTTACGGCAGCAAAAAGCCTAAAACTAATAAGGCTCCGGG
The nucleotide sequence above comes from Armigeres subalbatus isolate Guangzhou_Male chromosome 3, GZ_Asu_2, whole genome shotgun sequence. Encoded proteins:
- the LOC134222282 gene encoding uncharacterized protein LOC134222282, with the protein product MTPEACLQCVDLDEITTADEHLLWQSARDSKCDVAIISDPYRIPPGNGNWVADEAGTAAICTVGRYPYQEIVYRAAEGFVIAKVNGIYICSCYAPPRWTIDQFNRMLDKVAEELIDRRPVVIAGDFNAWAVEWGSRCTNPRGWSLLEAFARLNVDLINEGSTSTYRRDGRESIIDVTFCSPALARNTNWRVCEDYTHSDHQAVLYCVGGRVHSEPRESSIKERKWKTESFDKDVFAEAMRFERNLQNLSPDELVAALTRACDATMPRKVQPRYARRQIYWWNETIAELRRSCFRARRRMQRARSDVEREDRRPVFRAAKAALKKEIRLSKAACMNELCHNANANPWGDAYRVAMAKIKGPAIPLERSPEKLKAIIEGLFPYHEAPVWPPTPYGEANTSRDEARVTNLELVTAAKSLKLIRLRD